The Papaver somniferum cultivar HN1 chromosome 6, ASM357369v1, whole genome shotgun sequence genome segment GGTACGATGAGGAGGTGTAATGTCTTAGTATATCACATCCTGTAAAAACATCCAATAGAAATTTAACCTGCattttaaattttcaataaaatcGAGTTGTTTAGTTTTGGATTATTATAATGTAATTTGTGAGCATTATGGATTTTATTTGATATGTTGCATGTAACCCCCCGTTAGAGAAGTAATCAACTCGGACATTTCGGTTTCTCAAGGCCTCTACTGTCATTTCTTCTGACATATTTTTAAAGTAAAATGATATTTTCCTTTCGAGAggttttctaatattaagaatAAAGAGCATTATTACATTAAccagttggaagcctaacaagttaaTCTCCAACggcgtactactacattagttaAATAGATTGTCATGCTAGCTTATCAGCAAGCCTCACGAGGAGCCAcgtcaagggagccgaagcggatagggggCTATGATTATGTCACAAGGGggacaagctaactctaccttccatgtcaaactTTGTAATATTACGCTATCGGGGACTCGAACCCAGGACCTCCTGGAGCGCGTAAAACCTCTGTGAAACGGGGATGACCATCTGAGCTAGGTGGCCCGTTTCAAGAACAATAATAATCAAGAACAATAATAATTCAGGCTAGGGAGTATTGCTATGCCGTGTAACCAAAAAAGCATAAAGCCACATATATCATGAGTAGGGCTACATACGGTACTGTAAAACCGGATAAATGAATCAGACCAAATTGTTGAACCATGAAATCGAGCCGAACAATTAATCTGACGTTAATTAATGGCTTTAGATTATGGGAAACTGGTAGATCACGGTTCGATTTTAATTTATTCCTAAAACCGAATTGAAATCATAAGTCTAAACCAATTAATAAGGACTCcaacctttttttttattattaagttCGCCATGAACGCCATAACTTTAATATAATATGTATCCTTATCAATTTGCACCTCTCATAATCTGTCATTCTGAAAGCTCTTTCAATTTCTAATCTTTGATTCAAGGTCGTTGTAATTGACACAAGATAATGTTGAATTTCTCCCTAGTCTAGGTGtgtttttaatttattattataaaataagaattTCATTAATGAGTTTTTAGGAGTTTACGTTATCCTCTTTTACTTTTTCCATAAAAAATTCCGGAGGATTAACAAACCAAGTTGAATTAATAATGACTCTTGCAAATTTAGCTAGTTCATCTGCTACACAATTTGCATCTCTTTTAACATGAGAGTATACCCAATAATTGAAACTACCAAGTAAGTAAACGCATTCTTGGATAACACTATTTGTCGTCCATTTTATTTGACCAATCATTCCATTGAAAGCTTCTAGTACGCTTTTGTTGTCTCCCTCCAAGTGCAGCGCGCTGATGTTCATATCTTTAGCCCATTTAACAGCCCCAGGAGCTGCCTCTCCATGTTCCTCATCTACTGTTTTTTATGTTTCCCCTTTTTACTCCAATGAAAGTACCCGCACCATGTTCTTGTACCAATAGGCGTGCAATCTCTGAGAAATAAGACATAAAAATTAAATGTAATAACAACTCCACTAAGTGGTTTCCATTTTATATACAATACGACATTAGTGTTATTTGTCTGTGTATATGTTCATTAGACTTCTCAATGTCCGCTAAGAACTTTTTTACATAGTGAATAAACTCAGAGGGTCTGAACTAGATTTTCTCAAAATTACTGAGCATCTAAGCTTCCAAATATGCCAAGCAACACATCTAATAAACTTGATCTTCTCCTACAACAATTCACTGGTAAAATTATTAGCAGTTAAACTGTCAGACGTCCAATCTTTGAAGTTACTACTTCTAAGCATATTGAATGTGGAAGATTACATTGCAAACCAAATCCTATGAGCCACAGAGCAATCTATAAGAAGATGTTGCATACTTTCCTTGCAAGTACCACATAAAGAACAAACATCATTACTATTCTTTACAAATTTAACAATGTTGTCTCTAGTAGCTAAACAATCCTGGAGACATCTCCAAAGAAAATGCAGGACTTTAAGAAGTAGTTTCAAACTCCAAAGTCTTTTCCGTGAAAAAATAGGATTATTCTGCTGAACTCCAGCTTGAGAATTCTGCAAAAGAATGTTATAAGCagatttaacagaaaattttccaTTCCTAATCCCTTTCCATTTAATTTGGTCTCTTCCTAGCATGGGTATTCTTATCCTGCAAATTTTCTCATTAATAATAGGAGGAAAAAGAGTTATAAATTTGTTTAGGTCCCAACTTCTAGAGTCCTAGTATCCTGGTTGAGAGACAATCTCTAAGTTACTAGACCACATAGTATCACATAGTATTTTCTCAGTGACACTAAGTAGGCTTAtctttgttgttgctggtgataaTCGAAATGATCAAAGTCTTGATTTTGGTATTATGTGATACTAGGTATTCTTATCCTGCAAATTTTCTCACTAATATTAGGAGGAAAAAAAGTTGTAAGTTTGTTTAGGTCCCAACTCCTAGTATCCTGGTCAATTAGTTGAGAGACAGTCTCTAATTTACTAGACAACCTGATGTCACATAGCATTTTCTCAGTGATATTATGTGGGCTTACCTTTGGTGCTGATGGTCATAATCAAAATGATCAAAGTCTCAATTTTCGTATTTTTGATGGTGCATATGTTAATTTATCttctaattgattaattttttttttttttttttttttttttttgtaaacaagCAAATCACATGTAATTCTATCCAAAAGGCAGATTACATCATTGTTTACAAGAAGGGGAAcatcaaaatatgaagaaaaaaaaaatcaaaacccaaatacagATAAAGATATAAATTACATGTAAATtgcaaagagaaagagaaaaatatcGTAAAGGTACCCAATTTTTGTATGAGATATAAAGAGAAAATATGATATAATCAGGAATCGGTTCCGACCATTTTGAATGTTTGTCTTCTTtaataagagatgctccaaaaaaaaaaggagtgcTTAGCACTCAATCTTGTACTCATGAATGAAACtcggatgccctaaatccctttAGTTGAAATGAAATAAAAGAGATGCCATGTTGAATCATCGATGTTCTCAGATATAGAATAACAGTTTTATGAATCAACCAACAAAAATTGAATAAATCACCAATAAAGTGAAGAAATAATCGTTATTCAAGCGAAGAAAGACACACCCAAAAAGCAAAGATAAAATTACCAAAATAGTGAAAAAAATGAGTCAAAAGACACCAATAATAACAAAACAACATCTTATGCAGTTAAATAATCTATCAAaaccaaagaaaacaaaaaactttgCTCATATTTGGTCCAAACAGACCAAATCTAAGCAAAATGACGACGACACCTATTAGGGTTtcaaaaagagttttttttttttattttggaaaaaagagaaagaagttTCCTCCAGAACGAACCGAATAATGTTTGATTTACCAGAAACGATTGGTTTGGTTGTAGCAAATGTGAAATTTGTCTTTGATTTTGATATATAAAtcttaatttaaataaatataaatacGGTGTTTATCTAGTTAAAAGTTAAAAGTCAATTTAAAGTTTAACTATTTTTGCGTAACTGACTATCAACTTTATGGATTTTGAAATAACCTAGCTACTCGGTTTCAATTCTGATTCAGTTAAAAATCGAAGCGAACCGAACCATATGGGTTTAGATACGAGTTTACAACGATGTCAATCATAGGTGCATGATAACTGCATGAGGTTACTAAATCTCAAAGGAGTTACCAGTGTTACATTAAAATTAACTTTAATTGTATGAAGTTTGATATCTAACTTGGACACATGTGATAGACAAAAATATGAGGCGAATTAGATTTTGGACAAGACATTAGAAAAATGAAGAGAAAAATAAATCGATGTCCAACTCGGACAGAGTCGTAGACCAAGTTGGTTTATTTCTTGAGTTTAGGTCCAAACAAACAAGGTGATGCATAAATTTTATGTTGAAATAGCCATTCCTAAGTTTGAATGGTCTATTGCAGCATTTGTTCATCAAGCAAgaaaaagtaaaacaaaacaaacaaaaacgtaTAATTGCATCgaattaaaaacaaaatattaagGATCTGTGACTCTTAAAAGAGCTGTAATGATACATTAATAAAGATTTGGGGTTTTCTTTGGTGAacgtttcaaagacaagatgagAAAGCAATAGGAAGAAGATTAGCTTCTTCATAAACATTAGGTTTCTATGTTTCTTTTCATTTTACAACAAGAATAAAGAAATAAAGCAAAGAATATTTCATACAGAGTTTAATTAATAATTGAATTAGTCCCCACAAATAATTGCTTATTACAGAATGAAAATCGTTGGGTTTACAGAACTAATTctagagagagaagaaaaaagattAGTGAGAAAAAACACACACACAGAAGAACAGGAAAGAGTAGTTACTAAGGAAGTGTTTGTTTTTCCGTTTAATTAAAACacaagtaaaataaaaataaaaataagtagaTCTATAGTACATTACTGTGTTGTATACTAAACAGAAAAAAACGAAAacccaaaaaacaaaatcaaatttaaCAACCACCAAAAACAAACATCAAAACCTTCAACTacacactttcttcttcttctcttctcttttcctACATAGGGTTTCGTTCTTGTCTTTCTCTCTCTAAGAAAAAACCCTCGAACATCATCGGATCACATAAAACAACAACTTCATTATCGAAAACCACTTCATTGTCCGATCTgataaaaatcttttttttttccattcgCCATTCTCGATTATCATCATATCTCTGTCTGTCTTAATCTCTCGTTacagagagatagagatagatagagttgattttttttttcggtttTATTGATTATGTGTGAAGAAGAATGAGTAGACAAAAAGGAGGacaagaggaggaggaagaagaagaagaagaagaggaatcaGAAGAAGAGTGTTTTTACGAATCATTAGATAGAATagtttcatcttcatcaacttgtacttcatcctcttcttcatcaGTTGTTGTTTCTGAAGACGAAGAAAATGTTACTAACAATAAAAATCAACCTATTATTCCAAGATTTCCAATTTCACATTACGATGTTTGGATTTCACAACCTACTTCTATCGAAGAAAGACGCCAAAAATTACTACATGATATGGGTCTTGCTTCTGGTTCTTCTCCAGACATTGATTACGGAAGATCTATTTCATCCGATCAATTACAACAAGGACGAGTCAACTCATCAACATCAACGTCTAATTGTGCAGTAGCTCGATCTAAATCAGACGGTGCGGATTGTAGGGACTCATCGCCTTGTGATCACTGCAGTAATTCTTCTATTCCTTCTGCTTCTTCTAATTCCATTCAATCTCAGTCTAATAACAATGGTAATTCTGTTGtagataataaaaaactattacTATCCAAATCACGAAGAAGAAGCAATGAAAGCATTGGTGGTGGATCACCCACTGCTAATGCTGTTTCTTCTCTTAGTAAGCCTCCTAGTGGTAAGTTGTCTAGGAAAGTGGATGATATGAATTCAAATTTGGATGACGTTGCCCGTGGTGGGGAGCAATTAGATGAGAAATTGAATACAAATGGAAATGTTAAGGACCGGGAAGTAGAGGAACTTGACCCTTCTTGTATGATTAAGAATTTGGACACGGGAACGGAGTTTGTTGTGAATGAGGTTAGAGAAGATGGATTGTGTGACAAAGTTAGGGAAGTTGGAACTGATAGACAACTTACATTGGAGGAGTTTGAAAGGTTTGTTGGGCACTCTCCGATAGTTCAAGAATTGATGAGAAGACAAAATGTTGAAGAATTTGATGATGGCAAGGATGATTTGGATATGCATAAAGATGGAGATGGTAATCCTggattgaaaacaaagaaaaaaggaaGTTGGTTTAAAAGTATAAAAAAGAACGTTGCGAGTGTAGTGACTGGTCAGCGGGAGAAGAAGAGCAGTGATGAAAGGGATACTTCTTCGGAGAAGGGTGGGAGGAGGTCAAGCTCTGCAACGGACGAAAGTCAGGATGGATCCTTTCATGGACCTGAGAGAGTTCGTGTTCGTCAGTATGGTAAATCATTTAAAGATCTAACGGCACTGTTCAAAAGTCAAGAGATACAAGCTCATGGTGGATCTGTATGGAGTATCAAATTTAGCTTGGATGGTCGGTATCTTGCAAGTGCGGGCGAGGATTGTGTAATTCATGTATGGCAGGTGGTTGAGTCAGAAAGGAAAGGTGATTTTTATGAGAAGTTGGAAGATGGGATTCCATACAACTGTTTACCCAGTGGTTCTCCTGAACCTGCACTGTTGTTGTCTAATATGGAAAACAATtctgagaagaaaagaagaggtaGGAAGTCTATTAGTCGAAAATCTATTAGCTTGGACCAAGTAAAGGTTCCAGAGAGTGTATTTGCGCTTTCAGAAAAGCCCATCTGCTCTTTCCGTGGTCATCTTGATGATGTACTTGACCTATCATGGTCCAAGTCTCAGGTTAGCAATTTTTGTTTGCCATGCCGTTACAGTTACATTTTtctcatttctttcttttttagcaCCAACACATGATCGCATGTCTTATAACTACGCCCCAAATACATTCTATCCCAGCTGAGAGGAATTACATGATTAGTCTAAATTTTGTTGCCTGCTTCATGTGATAGCATTTCTATGTGGCTTATTATTCGTGAAGGTGATGTTTGACTATTGATTGAGCACAACTGTTGTTGCTAACAGTTGACATCTTTAATCATATTACGAATCTCCAATTGGTTTGGAGCAATTTAGTTTTTTTAATACTCTCGAAAggcttttgtttcttatgaatatCTTTTCATGTTCTTATGTGTTGAGCATGATTTTAAAGTTTGGTATGGGTCGAAGTCTTGTCGTATAAATTAGGTCTAGCTAGGTGATGTGCAGTCTAGTTACAATTTTCCAGTTCCAAGTGAGTTTTCTCAAATTTAAACATTGCAACATTATTAAGTGCACTTGACGTGAGTTGAGGTGATTTAGAATTCTATGTAGCATGCGGCCTCATGGCCTGACCTCATCTGACTTGTGATTGTCTTGCACGGCTGCAGCTGATGGTAGAAAGATTTTGTAACATAGTAACTGAATGGTAGATTGCACTGGTGATTTGACATGTTGGTTTGTCCGTCCAATGTATGGTCAATTTCTGAGGGTAAAAGGTGAAATGAGATCGGGAATGAAAAACAGAAGAACAGGAACTCTCCTGCGATACTACATGTAATGTGCTCAAACAGAATCGTATTGAAATATGCCCAGCTTTAAAGGTACATAATCCACAGTAACACCGGAGATGTACGAGTTACCCAATCCAATGTGGACATGGGTGGGGAGTCGTATTACTACCTCCTACATGAGATTTGATGCAAGAGGCACTCACTGTTGCTGGGACAGATGCACTTTTTTGTCCTCAACAACTTTGTTTTTCTCCAAGACGAAATAGAGTCATAAATGGAATTTATTTCCTTTGTAGTTATTTTGCTAGAGATTACCTTTTGTTGCACCGAACACCTTCAATTGTTGATGTCAGTCATTCATCACTGATCTGACACCAAAATGCTGAATGTATCATACTTCTAATTTATAAGTAggtatagtgcaagaaattgcaGCTTTTTCTTTTTACTAGTTCACGAATAAAAAACCCAGTTTAAGAACTCTTGGAGTAACTGAAGTCTGCTTTGACACTATCGACGACAAACACAAAAGCATGTTTTCTCATGTCTATAATAATTGGATTTATTGTGACATGAGAGTGGGTTATTGTTTAAGACGGGTTGTAAACCATGAGAGCAGAAGATATGATGCTGTTAAAAATATTCTTGCTCAACAGAGTGGATTAGCCAGTGAAGATGCGGTGGCAACTCCCGCATGTTCAACTGATTCATTCCTTAGTTTCAGTTCTTATTTCTCTGGCTATGTTGTGTGAGCTCTGGCACTATGTTTCTACCTTTGCTTGATTAACATTTTCTCCAGATCTTCATTTATCACTGTagtattgaaaatatatttatgcAACATCAAGGTCTTGTCATTTAAGATCTCTTGATTTTCTGTCGGTTTTTGTCTTATTAAATTTACATCTCTCTGATGATCTGAAGCTCTTCCATTTTCAGCTTTTACTTTCTTCCTCAATGGACAAAACAGTTAGGTTGTGGCACATGGCTAGCAATTCTTGCTTAAAAATTTTCTCGCACAGTGATTATGGTAAGGCATAATATTTCAGATTGTTTTCGAAATATTGCGTGCTTATAAAGCTTGGTTATTTTTTTCAACTCATTCATAAACTTACACTGCCATATTTTGTGTTCCTTGGCTCAGTCACTTGCATCCAGTTCAATCCCGTCGATGATAGATATTTCATTAGTGGATCACTAGATGCTAAGGTCCGCATATGGAGCATTCCAGATCGCCAAGTTGTGGACTGGAATGATCTAAATGAGATGGTGACTGCAGCTTGCTACACACCTGATGGCCAGGTTTGATTATGTTTGGCTTTGGGTTATTCAGGAAATGTTGCATTTGGTTATATGGCTCAACTGTCTGTTCTTGTTTTTGAAGGGTGCGTTAGTAGGTTCATACAAGGGGAACTGTCGTTTGTATGATACATCCGGTACGACCCAGTTTTTGTTTACTTGATTATAGGTGACTATGTCGAGTTTCATATATACGAATTTACTTAATTTGATTGATGAGAAATCCATTTTGGCATCTCGTGTCTTTCAGAAAATAAGCTACATCCGAAGAgtcaaatcaatctgcaaaataagaaaaagaaatctcatcACAGGAAGATCACTGGCTTTCAGGTAATTGCATTTGTTTTCTTGTGCTATTACATCGAACTGGAAACAACCTTTACATACTCAAGTAAAACTCATCTTGTCTACTGAAATGAGTTTGTTTCCCCTGTTGAAttcttgtattttttcttttcgGATAAAATATGTAGTTAGTCTAAGTTTCCACCTTTGCATGGATTTGGCTGATTTATGTTTGTTAGCAGTTTGCCCCAGGGAGCTCCACAGAAGTGCTTGTTACATCTGCAGATTCACGTATCCGGGTCATTGATGGTGCTGATCTTGTTCACAAATTCAAAGGTATAACTTCCATGCTGAACTGTTAGAAAACTGAAAACCATATTACCAAGCAAAATCTATATCCTGATTGAGGCCGAGATGTCTTCAAATGTTGCATTCTCCTTGCTATACAGAACACATGCCATTATGGAGCTGAAatgttttctctcttgatttgtCTACTTTCCGTTTTAGGTTTCCGCAACTCGAGTAGTCAAATATCAGCATCTGTGACAGCTAATGGGAAGTATGTGGTCAGTGCTAGCGAGAACTCAAATGTATATGTGTGGAAACATGAAGGTGAATCTCGGCCAAGCAGAACTAAGGGTGTAACTGTTACCCAGTCTTACGAACATTTTCATTGTCAAGATGTATCAGTAGCCATTCCCTGGACTGGTCTAGTTGGCACAAATGGCCCTGAAGATGAGAATAGTGGGTCCCTCAGTTTACTGAGCACCGAGTCCTCTGTGAACAACCACTCTACACCTGCTTTGGTACATGAGGCTAACAATAAAAGGGAAAGCTCACCATCACTCTACGGACGCACCAACAGCCCCTGTCATGGTACGATCGCCAGTGTAAGCAATAGTTACTTCTTTGACAAGTTCTCAGCAACATGGCCAGAGGAAAAATTGGTATCTGCTGCTAAGAAAAGAAGCCCTAACGTGAGTACAGATTTCTCCACTATTTTAAAGCAAGGTAGGTCAGCTTGGGGTATGGTTATTGTAACTGCAGGCCTCAGAGGAGAAATAAGAACATTCCAAAACTTTGGGTTGCCTGTTAGGATTTAAGTGACTAGCCAGCCATACATTCATGTATGGTAGCCTCAACTGCAGTCCCAATTTGGACTTCGGATTGTCGGCAGATTGCTAAAAGAAGTTTGTGTATAGAGAGATAATACATGGTGACTGAGAAGTGAGGATTGTAATATGCAAGTTTGGAACCCCTCGTTCAACGCTTCTTTTCTCGTGGACAGGTTTGTCACAGACAAGTATCTGGCCGGATCTGCGCTCAATTGTGAAGTTTTAAGAGTGAAGAGCGTCACAGTTTCAGTAGTAAAAGATTCAGAGGTGCATGCATTGTTATACAAAGATGAATCTATCCGACAGAGAAGCTGAGAGGGGAATTATTGAGTTTATCAGATTTTTCTCAACACCAAGGGGTTATGTTGATTCCATTTGTTACATGTAAGTATAGAAGTTCTTTGTTCAAAGTTTCAAATACACACAGcaactaaagaagaaaaaaaggtcaTTATACCATTCATCTATTCCACTAAGTAAAAAAAGGAAAAGGGTGAtaaattaatgtttttttttacatCAGAAATTTTCAGTATAATTTTTTTGAATATAGTGAATCATTTGTCAGAAAATCTGTCTCTACTCTATATCTTCTTCTTGTTTCATTATTTATTTCTTTATCAATTCTCTTCAGCGGGCTGGAAAAGGAATTCAAAACAGCATGGAAAAAAACCATTAAGTAGAGTTAAAAAACGACTTAATTTTGCTGCTGATATTTTGTCGAttttttgggttttgttttgAATAGTGATGTTCAGGGAAGAGCCTTCCCTAGATATATGCAAGTCTCATCTAGTTTTTTGTGTAATAAAAttttcttaccaaaaaaaaaaaaagttaaaaaacgaACCCAGCGGGCTGGAAAAGGAATTCAAACAGCATGGAAAAAAACCATTAAGTAAAGGTTAAAATACGACTCTGCTGGGGATCGAACCCAGAGTCTCTGGTTTCGTAGACCAGCGCCTTATCCATTGGGCCACAGAGTCCTGGTGATCAATCATTGGTAGATATTTTATCAGACGTAATCCGCAACATTCACTGACGCATAGAACTCACCTATTACGCTGTTTGGTTGACGGGAGAGGAATGAGATTTCCAGGATTATGATTCCTGAAATGCTAATCCCAGGTATCCATGATTCCTTTCATGGTGTTTGGGTCAAATGGATCATGCGACCAAAATAACCGTACAACTATCACTTTTCTAAATATATCCTTGTTAAGCTTAACGATTATGTCTGTAAATGTGCTATGAGTCTGTAAGCATGTGTTTTGCACATGTAGTTGTCAGTGTCAGTTGTCTTTCTGTTTTTAACAGAATCTGTTCCAGTAGTGTCCCTTTCTTCTTTACTTTGGTATAAAAACTCTCTTGTAATCattctcatcttttgatcaaATCTGTTTTCAAGAAATCTTTCATGGTATTAGTTTTTCAAAGAAGATCTTTAATTCTTCTATCAATTTTCGATCCTAAAATTGTTTCACAAACAACATCAATTTTCCGCTGCTATTCCTATTACAACTCAAAATCATTACTATAACACCTAATTACGACTCAAAATCACTACGTACTACAATACCCAAAATCTTCTATCAATTAGTTTTTCAAAGAAATCTTTCATGGTATTAGTTTTTCAAAGAAGATCTTTAATTCTTCTATCAATTTTCGATCCTAAAATTGCTTCACAACATCAATTTTCCGCTGCTATTCCTATTACAACTCAAAATCATTACTATAGTACCTAATTACAACTCAAAATCACTACGTACTACAATACCCAGAATCTCTTAAAATCTCTAAGGTTTCTTTCAGAATTATTTGATTTCTTTCTCATAACTTGAAATCTTGAATTTCACCTGCTTTTGTTTTCATATGAAGATTAATCTCTACTTcatctttctttcttccttcAGATCTTACTTCTTGATATGGCAACTACATCTACTTTACCTTTTTAGAATATCACTAACTTTGTCTCAGTAAAACTTAAAGAGGATGGCTCAAATTATCTGATTTGGAAAAATCAATTTGAGTCTATTCTAACCACAACATATCTTGAAGAATTCATCGATGGATCGTCTGTTTGTCCTTTGGAAACAGTTGAACTTGATGGTAATCAAGTACCCAATTCATTATTTGCTCATTGGCGCAAGATGAATAGGTTTGTGATGTCATGTCTTAACGCTACACTTGATGATTATATATCTAGAGGTGTTATTGGTTTCACTACAGCCAGGCAGATCTGGGTTTTCTTAACTGTAAACCAGCTAAGACCCCAGTACTTCATGGTCCAATACTATCCATCTCTACTGGTACATTGTTAACCGATGTGAATGGTTATAGAAGGATGGTTGGAGGATTACAGTATTTGACCATGGCCTGACCAGATATTTGCTTTGCAGTCACTTATGTATCACAGTTTATGCATGCATCTACTTCTGAACATTTGTTACTTGTTAAGAGGATTTTCAGGTACTCAAAAGGTACTCTAGGTACATGCATTACTTTGGTTGCAGGTGATACTTCTTATAGACTGCTTAtgctgattcagattgggcaggatgtccAGATACTAGGAGGTCCAATTCAAGCTTCTGCACTTTTCGAGGTTCATCCATTATTTCTTGGTCTTCAAAGAAACAACCTACAATCTCTAGGTCATCAGCTGAGGCTGAATACAAATCAATGGTTGTTGCTGCTGTAGAGGTAATTTGGATTTCCTTCTTATTTAATGAACTTACCACTTCTATTCACCAGCCATATATGCTATATTGTGACAATACTTCAGCAAACAGTTTAGCTTGcaatccagtgtttcatgcaAGAACAAAGCATGTGGAGGTGGATTATCACTTTATAAGAGAGTTAGTTAGTTCTAGTTTTGTCAAGATTGCTTACATTGCTTCTACAGAAAAGGTAGCTGATATTTTTACTAAAGGACTTATTCATCATGTTTATCTTTCCTGGCCAGCAATCTTACATTACTACAGGGGACAACTTGCGAGCCGGGCTTCTAGGGATGAGAATCAATTTCGGGTCACCAAAACCTGCAATAGATGAGAAGAAGGACTGGGAAAA includes the following:
- the LOC113287666 gene encoding WD repeat-containing protein 44-like isoform X1, with amino-acid sequence MSRQKGGQEEEEEEEEEEESEEECFYESLDRIVSSSSTCTSSSSSSVVVSEDEENVTNNKNQPIIPRFPISHYDVWISQPTSIEERRQKLLHDMGLASGSSPDIDYGRSISSDQLQQGRVNSSTSTSNCAVARSKSDGADCRDSSPCDHCSNSSIPSASSNSIQSQSNNNGNSVVDNKKLLLSKSRRRSNESIGGGSPTANAVSSLSKPPSGKLSRKVDDMNSNLDDVARGGEQLDEKLNTNGNVKDREVEELDPSCMIKNLDTGTEFVVNEVREDGLCDKVREVGTDRQLTLEEFERFVGHSPIVQELMRRQNVEEFDDGKDDLDMHKDGDGNPGLKTKKKGSWFKSIKKNVASVVTGQREKKSSDERDTSSEKGGRRSSSATDESQDGSFHGPERVRVRQYGKSFKDLTALFKSQEIQAHGGSVWSIKFSLDGRYLASAGEDCVIHVWQVVESERKGDFYEKLEDGIPYNCLPSGSPEPALLLSNMENNSEKKRRGRKSISRKSISLDQVKVPESVFALSEKPICSFRGHLDDVLDLSWSKSQLLLSSSMDKTVRLWHMASNSCLKIFSHSDYVTCIQFNPVDDRYFISGSLDAKVRIWSIPDRQVVDWNDLNEMVTAACYTPDGQGALVGSYKGNCRLYDTSENKLHPKSQINLQNKKKKSHHRKITGFQFAPGSSTEVLVTSADSRIRVIDGADLVHKFKGFRNSSSQISASVTANGKYVVSASENSNVYVWKHEGESRPSRTKGVTVTQSYEHFHCQDVSVAIPWTGLVGTNGPEDENSGSLSLLSTESSVNNHSTPALVHEANNKRESSPSLYGRTNSPCHGTIASVSNSYFFDKFSATWPEEKLVSAAKKRSPNVSTDFSTILKQGRSAWGMVIVTAGLRGEIRTFQNFGLPVRI
- the LOC113287666 gene encoding WD repeat-containing protein 44-like isoform X2, translated to MSRQKGGQEEEEEEEEEEESEEECFYESLDRIVSSSSTCTSSSSSSVVVSEDEENVTNNKNQPIIPRFPISHYDVWISQPTSIEERRQKLLHDMGLASGSSPDIDYGRSISSDQLQQGRVNSSTSTSNCAVARSKSDGADCRDSSPCDHCNNKKLLLSKSRRRSNESIGGGSPTANAVSSLSKPPSGKLSRKVDDMNSNLDDVARGGEQLDEKLNTNGNVKDREVEELDPSCMIKNLDTGTEFVVNEVREDGLCDKVREVGTDRQLTLEEFERFVGHSPIVQELMRRQNVEEFDDGKDDLDMHKDGDGNPGLKTKKKGSWFKSIKKNVASVVTGQREKKSSDERDTSSEKGGRRSSSATDESQDGSFHGPERVRVRQYGKSFKDLTALFKSQEIQAHGGSVWSIKFSLDGRYLASAGEDCVIHVWQVVESERKGDFYEKLEDGIPYNCLPSGSPEPALLLSNMENNSEKKRRGRKSISRKSISLDQVKVPESVFALSEKPICSFRGHLDDVLDLSWSKSQLLLSSSMDKTVRLWHMASNSCLKIFSHSDYVTCIQFNPVDDRYFISGSLDAKVRIWSIPDRQVVDWNDLNEMVTAACYTPDGQGALVGSYKGNCRLYDTSENKLHPKSQINLQNKKKKSHHRKITGFQFAPGSSTEVLVTSADSRIRVIDGADLVHKFKGFRNSSSQISASVTANGKYVVSASENSNVYVWKHEGESRPSRTKGVTVTQSYEHFHCQDVSVAIPWTGLVGTNGPEDENSGSLSLLSTESSVNNHSTPALVHEANNKRESSPSLYGRTNSPCHGTIASVSNSYFFDKFSATWPEEKLVSAAKKRSPNVSTDFSTILKQGRSAWGMVIVTAGLRGEIRTFQNFGLPVRI